The sequence below is a genomic window from Nostoc flagelliforme CCNUN1.
GACTAACGGGTTAACCAGACGCTGACTATTGACATAATCAACTAATGATTGGTTGTCATCAAAAAATGCACCATAGTAAATCCCTTGCAGACGAACGGTTTTATAGTCTCGCCAGTGACAACCTGCTTTCGGTTTACCTCTAAGCCGGACTTTTCCTCCATCTACACTGACTTCTGACACGGCTTGTAATGCTACGGGCAGTTGAAAATCTTGTTCGAGAACTAGTTTTTGTTGCGTCGTGTGACCAACTTTCACTCCTGTTAATGCCTCAATTTCGTAGCGACGGGATAATTCAGCCTTACGCTGCTGATGTCGTTCAGTTTTCGTTTTCGCCCTTGTGTCTTGCAGCTTCTTGAGTTCGGCATCAGAGATGGTTGGAGAATCCGCGATGCCTGCGGCGGGCTACGCCTACGCTTCACACTCCGCAGTATACAATTGCTCACTTGCCGCTTTAACCGACTCGATTACTGCCCCACTCTCATCATCCGATGCATCGTCGGCATCAACAATGGTGTACCCATCCTCAACCAAACCCGCAACCACAGACTCTCGATAGCGCCGCATCTCAACGTTAATCACGGAACCACGTTTCCCCCAGGTCTGCAATGACTCCGGTTGAAAATTCTGGTCAACATAGCTGTAGTCATCATTATCCGCCGCCGACAACAGCGCAATGTTAGCCCTTGTTGCGACGTGTTGACTTCTCAACAATCCCCCTATGGATGTAGAGCCATTGCCTACAACCGACATCCCCCATTCTCTGACCCAAATGTGGTGGTCAACAGTTTCCCTTAGCCGCGCCAACATCTGACGCACTGAGTTAACCGGCTGCACTCCCTGAAAAATCCCCCATACACCATCAAAATGTCCTCGAATATCGATGCTGACTCCAGTTTCTAAACTTGGAGATGCGATAACCGAATGGCACTAAGAAAAGCCGAAACGCTTGTGTATTAAGCAGTTTGCAACTGCTTTCGTAATTCGTGCCGGGGTTTGGTCATTAAGGGATAAGCTTTCGAGCGGCGTTTACGGACTCGTGGTTCACTTCTACCTGGGCGATCGGGAACAGCCTTGTGAGCAATAACTTTGAGTAAAGTGCGATAAACTCGGAGACGTTTTGTTGAAGTTGCTGCTAATAATTTGGGGATAAAGTTAATTAAATGGTGGCGAGTACCTTGCAACGATAGGCGTAATGGAGGAGTGGTGTAAGTAGTTCCGGCATCCCACATCAAACTACGAAGTAGATTATAAGCCAGCAAAAAAACGTAAATTTCTTTGCGTACCATTGAGGGTGTAATAATCGCAGAATATCCATACCCAAGGTAGTTTTTAGATGTCTTAAATAAGCGTTCAACATCCCACCGTTGACCGTAAAGCTCAACAATCGCCAGAGTAGAATAAGTTTCTTTATCTAAAAGAGTAGTAATTAAACTAACTCGTTGAGTACGAAAACCAGGGATAAAAATATAATAGTAGATTTATCGCACTGTTATGTAAGTAGGTAGAGCATCAAATTCATCTTTACTCAAGCAGATTGAGCATAATACTCTTGTGCAACTTGCTCTAAAAAATTCCGTACATTCTTTTTAGTAACTCGCTTGCCATTTCCAATTGTTTTTGTGAGTATATCCCATAAGCGAGTAGCTACGCCTCGTTGTAAGTAATTGACGCTATAAGCTGAATTTTCTGCTATCTCTACAAACTCACGGTTATGCCACGCTCCCCTCATAATAAGTATCTCTGGTTGAGATAAGTATCTACCTCTTTTGGCAAGCACTAAATCATTGACTATTACTAAAGTTTCATCAAAACTTACTGTCACAGAAGAGTGTTTTTGCCCTAAAAGCTCTTGTTTCTTTGAAGCAAGGGGAGAATAGACTGGTGATTTTAGTATCTGGACAGCATTAGAATCCATAGTTATACTCATTCTGTTGTTCGAGCGAGCGAGCGACCAACCCCATACGCTTTTTCTCAATGCAACCGCCAATCAGTAGTGTTAAATACAACTCAGTAATACCTAATGTCTCTACTTAATAGCTGTTTGCTCCAAACAAATAATAACTCAAGTCACCAATTATGCAAAGGGGACGAAAGATAGAGTAGAATCATTACTTACGTACATCTTAAAAAAGTAGTTAATAAAACTACTGCCGTCACTAGATCACAGTAGCAGTTATCAAATGGATTACTTTAAATGCTGCTGTTAAATTACCAGCGATACACAAA
It includes:
- a CDS encoding transposase, producing the protein MYYYIFIPGFRTQRVSLITTLLDKETYSTLAIVELYGQRWDVERLFKTSKNYLGYGYSAIITPSMVRKEIYVFLLAYNLLRSLMWDAGTTYTTPPLRLSLQGTRHHLINFIPKLLAATSTKRLRVYRTLLKVIAHKAVPDRPGRSEPRVRKRRSKAYPLMTKPRHELRKQLQTA